GAAAGCTTGTAAATTTGGTTGTAAAAGGTTAGATATGAGATTTATAGCTGCGGTTTTTATCGCTGTTTTTTTAGTCGGGTGCGGGTATAAGCCTGTTTCAAAGATCACAAAAGATATGATTGGGGATGATATCTACGTGCATGTGACTATAGATAGAGCCGATCCAAAAAGCAGTGTTTGGATAGCCGATAGTATAAAAGAGGGCATAGTATCAAGGCTTAACAGAAAACTTAGTAGTGATAAAAATGCAAAAACAAAGATAATAGCGTCTGTAAAATCTGTAAGTTTACAAGCACTTTTATATGATGAAGATGGATATGTATCGTTATATAAAGCTATTTTAAAAATGGAGTTTGATACTAAATTTGAAAACGGAAAGATATATAAGAGTGTAACTACCGGTGAATATGATTTTACTATTTCTCAAAAAATAAAAGATATTCGCTATGCAGATAGCGTAATCAGTGAAACAGATAGATATAATGCGATAAAAGAGGCTTCAAAAGAGGCTTTTGATGAATATTTAGCAGCTCTTGCGGTTAAAGGGTTTAAAAATGTCAGCAACAATCACTAAGATTATAAGAGATACCATTAGCACTATTAAGGAGAGGAATTTAATACTTACTCCCGAT
The Campylobacter sp. RM16189 genome window above contains:
- the lptE gene encoding LPS assembly lipoprotein LptE, yielding MRFIAAVFIAVFLVGCGYKPVSKITKDMIGDDIYVHVTIDRADPKSSVWIADSIKEGIVSRLNRKLSSDKNAKTKIIASVKSVSLQALLYDEDGYVSLYKAILKMEFDTKFENGKIYKSVTTGEYDFTISQKIKDIRYADSVISETDRYNAIKEASKEAFDEYLAALAVKGFKNVSNNH